From one Nymphalis io chromosome 19, ilAglIoxx1.1, whole genome shotgun sequence genomic stretch:
- the LOC126776066 gene encoding integrator complex subunit 1: protein MERGKMSSTGRGGKSKAPQHPQDIFALGSKSTVVVSRDSEKRNIHKPSTSSVAERKRETTGFGSQPPSKRARIGSPAEAVSGTSLEVDPVDLVPNVLQALDTHNSDKLLGLLTGSIRLLKSQRSKPDPILCMSMLYLTKIRPNMFAHETVTQTLCTLLKREQGAAFKSKGNPLVFVLACNMLYAGHRDGNNWPDTFIKVYIEDALNERWWVDCSWCKCLVENIVTAFGTKQPAAHLIPSDNALGTMSPSGSGSPLMGSNEDDTDNTELEYSVFPRYSSSYETVEALVLEAIKEQIQRRAAPDAIGKGFLKLLSATCGFPEIRMIAASRLEAWLHSGKLWRAAQELLAHVCANAHAAGPSAARDHEVLAQLARMRLKTKPLQAAYQACLREMVSESPALLRSVVTHTIYNELSNVRSPNNMAVLAALIQAQPQLVPAAMADTYQELVVRTEDYLRPLRALTRECVRATRSDAQALLPLARALAHPPPLDPPAEVRERAFQSLADLFCLCCLVTAAHSKHASDYRSQLCALQQQALGWLLDTAVAVYRPARHDCLHVLNKIMFVEPAETYSKVDNWPPESERALTYRLCCEAPLPQNTLLRLVFIGLSKDIPVPPTEVFELIEQLVRRACALPPEDQPLQVDKLEIADYIFQLCQFHPPDNITLPAGYTPPALAITSLYWRGWMLLTMLAAHNPQGFAERAANTYPTLRALIECCITSKPSIEWSGAGESERLEAERATVLQLETHLAAASNAKLPVTEHSSRLLAQLTTLEPLGPARRPPAGVLEALQALSSQLRLGRLLCRQPALLLQLVERHGTRRAMPWLHQLLRHDRLELSVLPVQCLCEFLSAGGAGAGEAGKAGELCAHLRRTLHSEDGARAVLHYYLQRLAHAHAPTRASANRGLKLVLSQSDDAVEMDYNADVNPESWLSLLPSLRHWEALRGEAVRRVRAACLVECAPPHVAAYLGFLAQHAHHHHPHDLTDIVLDLSQVLMERTTVMGYVLPPVDSKETPRDERLLAQHKALHALTTIFYMHLRQVLSNEIPEIQEPVEEGGEGSGGWNAGEKVMLQWANGRQANLHVVVAHAHLKLLCFGPSYLDSNQEMYSWLQSTWVGDAPEAFVSESSDEAVLLPDWLRLSLVRSARPALLEAGLRGLPAHKLALFIQTFGMPVSSMSALLGALDACPAGAVVRLGVERAYMAQLLRVQRARGASGGHAFAAALRLSRPHYPPDDTLFTEEGLPDETEDPWSGPRQTAELEAGQIGALMATAFAGADSYRGDLDIAFTQLHGLLAAEGGAGAATRAVLAALRAARAAALLRRPALAAPLLRALARLRPAALPETAGALLSQCKLSRGPVVEALRAARGAPARGAPLVPRVLPAAATKDQLVAALESATPSTLEALGNEIIETQDTQVVVDTITHLLEKNQEGRYELQVKDDPDDDKFSACAQHVLSRRGLGCGLLLDWLSELQRETLGRQMRLMFQRGGGAWRPLLVTLLAHRASWRTLHAALAALTEHGGWSAKAVLDFAETLIGSPRVWQGRDRATPKHHSPDDSLRLSHHQLGVLIGYVGAEAREAEAAEGAEAARRRIEARLPLVLRCCAAPHALLAAALAAARSHPLLLLLLYMKVPKVLQLLRECEDLPPATPQLLVAGEARAVARRSTSATDRVAHALLTALAAPHHHSKEHSQKMWRTEAGARGVFARCAGAGARALPLAGALLRGVRARQHHHLQHLLAALEVLPDADLFEPPAGDEVHGILECFLNMLKSGGGGGGGGSSLAHRVAALLRRYRAARPQRAAALLHAHRDTIASQAALAGVAGGEGAASAAPPPHALQALRRRIAPPDELHWLVQEVEAWGVRRGGAWGGAASADALLRAVAPLAASTHAPLRTATLSLLTKLLPAAPDTHPGLQAVLECLDSDQPEIAQSVLDKLPELVVGMQEHAARILTFVFELGLRSRLPVEQCIAKCVSTINLNRGC from the exons ATGGAGCGTGGTAAAATGTCTTCAACCGGCCGCGGCGGCAAGAGCAAGGCTCCGCAGCATCCTCAGGATATATTTGCGCTAGGCAGTAAATCTACTGTAGTGGTATCTAGAGACTCAGAGAAAAGAAACATACATAAACCATCTACTAGTA GTGTTGCAGAAAGAAAACGTGAAACAACTGGTTTTGGCAGTCAGCCTCCAAGCAAGAGGGCAAGAATAGGGTCCCCTGCTGAAGCTGTCAGTGGCACATCCTTAGAAGTTGATCCTGTGGATCTTGTTCCTAATGTCCTACAAGCACTGGACACACACAACTCTGATAAATTG CTAGGTCTGTTAACAGGATCCATAAGACTTCTTAAATCTCAGCGCTCGAAACCAGACCCAATCCTTTGCATGAGTATGCTATATTTGACTAAAATTCGTCCAAATATGTTTGCTCATGAGACAGTAACACAGACTCTGTGCACACTGTTGAAAAGAGAACAGGGTGCAGCATTCAAAAGCAAAGGAAATCCACTTGTTTTTGTACTGGCATGTAACATGCTATATGCTGGACACAGAGATGGTAATAATTGGCctgatacatttataaag GTATATATAGAAGATGCTCTTAATGAGCGTTGGTGGGTGGACTGTTCCTGGTGTAAATGCTTGGTGGAGAACATTGTTACAGCATTTGGAACAAAGCAGCCAGCTGCTCATCTAATTCCCAGTGACAATGCATTAG GTACAATGTCACCATCTGGTTCAGGGTCCCCACTGATGGGGAGCAATGAAGACGACACTGACAACACTGAGCTTGAATATTCGGTATTCCCGAG GTACTCCAGTAGCTACGAGACTGTGGAGGCGCTGGTGCTGGAGGCGATCAAGGAGCAGATCCAACGACGAGCCGCGCCCGACGCTATCGGCAAAGGCTTCCTCAAGCTGCTCTCTGCCACGTGTGGTTTTCCGGAG ATCCGCATGATAGCGGCGTCCCGGCTGGAGGCGTGGCTGCACTCGGGCAAGCTGTGGCGCGCGGCGCAGGAGCTGCTGGCGCACGTGTGCGCCAACGCGCACGCCGCCGGGCCCAGCGCCGCGCGCGACCACGAGGTGCTGGCGCAGCTCGCGCGCATGCGCCTCAAGACCAAGCCGCTGCAGGCCGCCTACCAGGCCTGCCTCAG GGAGATGGTGTCGGAGAGCCCGGCACTCCTGCGCAGCGTGGTGACACACACCATCTACAACGAGCTGTCCAACGTGCGCTCGCCCAACAACATGGCGGTGCTGGCGGCGCTCATCCAGGCGCAGCCGCAGCTCGTGCCGGCTGCCATGGCTGACACTTACCAG GAGCTGGTGGTGCGCACGGAGGACTACCTGCGGCCGCTGCGCGCGCTGACCCGCGAGTGCGTGCGCGCGACGCGCTCCGACGCGCAGGCGCTGCTGCCGCTGGCGCGCGCCCTGGCTCACCCGCCCCCCCTCGACCCCCCCGCCGAG GTGCGCGAGCGCGCCTTCCAGTCGTTGGCGGACCTGTTCTGCCTCTGCTGTCTGGTGACGGCGGCGCACAGCAAGCACGCCAGCGACTATCGCTCGCAGCTGTGTGCGCTGCAGCAGCAGGCGCTGGGCTGGCTGCTGGACACCGCCGTCGCCGTGTACCGGCCCGCGCGGCACGATTGCCTGCACGTGCTCAACAAG ATAATGTTCGTGGAGCCGGCGGAGACGTACAGCAAGGTGGACAACTGGCCGCCGGAGTCGGAGCGTGCTCTGACGTACCGGCTGTGCTGCGAGGCCCCGCTGCCGCAGAACACGCTCCTGCGACTCGTCTTTATCGGTCTGTCGAAG GATATCCCCGTGCCTCCAACCGAAGTGTTCGAGCTGATAGAGCAACTGGTGCGGCGCGCTTGCGCACTGCCGCCGGAGGATCAGCCTCTGCAAGTGGACAAGCTGGAGATTGCAGACTACATATTCCAGCTGTGCCAGTTCCACCCACCTGACAATATCACCTTACCGGCTGG GTACACGCCTCCGGCTCTAGCCATCACTTCGCTGTACTGGCGCGGCTGGATGTTGCTGACGATGCTGGCGGCGCACAACCCGCAGGGCTTCGCCGAGCGAGCAGCGAACACGTACCCCACGCTGCGGGCGCTCATCGAATGCTGTATCACCAG CAAGCCGTCCATCGAGTGGTCGGGCGCGGGGGAGAGCGAGCGGCTGGAGGCGGAGCGCGCCACGGTACTGCAGCTGGAGACGCACCTGGCCGCCGCCAGCAACGCCAAGCTGCCCGTCACGGAGCACTCGTCCCGTCTGCTGGCGCAG TTGACGACGCTGGAACCGCTGGGCCCGGCTCGCCGGCCCCCGGCGGGGGTGCTGGAGGCGCTGCAGGCGCTCAGCTCGCAACTGCGCCTCGGGCGCCTGCTGTGCCGGCAGCCCGCGCTCCTGCTGCAGCTGGTGGAGCGGCACGGCACGCGGCGCGCCATGCCGTGGCTGCACCAGCTGCTGCGCCACGACCGGCTGGAGCTGAGCGTGCTGCCGGTGCAGTGCCTTTGCGAGTTCCTgtcggcgggcggcgcgggcgcgggcgagGCGGGCAAGGCGGGCGAGCTGTGCGCGCACCTGCGCCGCACGCTGCACAGCGAGGACGGCGCGCGCGCCGTGCTGCACTACTACCTGCAGCGCCTCGCGCACGCGCACGCACCCACGCGCGCCTCCGCCAACCGG GGCCTGAAGCTGGTGCTCTCGCAGTCGGACGACGCCGTGGAGATGGACTACAACGCCGACGTCAATCCGGA GTCGTGGCTGAGCCTGCTGCCGTCGCTGCGCCACTGGGAGGCGCTGCGCGGCGAGGCGGTGCGTCGCGTGCGCGCCGCGTGCCTGGTGGAGTGCGCGCCCCCCCACGTCGCCGCCTATCTCGGCTTCCTCGCGCAGCACGCGCACCACCACCATCCCCACGACCTCACCGACATCGTGCTG GATCTCAGTCAGGTGTTAATGGAGCGCACCACGGTGATGGGCTACGTGCTACCCCCCGTGGATTCCAAGGAGACTCCTCGAGACGAGAGGCTGCTGGCTCAGCACAAGGCGCTACACGCGCTCACTACCATATTCTATATGCATCTCAGACAG GTGTTGTCAAACGAAATACCAGAGATACAGGAGCCGGTGGAGGAGGGCGGCGAGGGATCCGGCGGGTGGAACGCCGGAGAAAAGGTTATGCTGCAGTGGGCCAATGGACGACAAGCTAACTTGCACGTCGTTGTTGCGCATGCGCATCTGAAGTTGCTATGTTTTGGACCTTCGTACT TGGACTCGAACCAAGAGATGTACTCGTGGCTGCAGTCCACGTGGGTGGGGGACGCGCCCGAGGCCTTCGTGTCGGAGTCGTCGGATGAGGCCGTGCTGCTGCCGGACTGGCTGCGCCTGAGCCTCGTGCGCTCGGCGCGCCCGGCGCTGCTGGAGGCCGGTCTCCGGGGCCTGCCGGCGCACAAGCTGGCGCTCTTCATACAGACCTTCGGCATGCCCGTGTCCTCCATGAG CGCGCTGCTGGGCGCGCTGGACGCGTGCCCCGCGGGCGCCGTGGTGCGGCTGGGCGTGGAGCGCGCCTACATGGCGCAGCTGCTGCGCGTgcagcgcgcgcgcggcgcCAGCGGCGGCCACGCCTTCGCCGCCGCGCTGCGCCTCAGCCGCCCGCACTACCCGCCCG ACGATACGCTTTTCACCGAGGAGGGTCTCCCGGACGAGACGGAGGATCCCTGGAGCGGTCCGCGCCAGACCGCCGAGCTGGAGGCGGGGCAGATCGGCGCCCTGATGGCCACCGCCTTCGCGGGGGCGGACTCCTACCGCGGGGACCTCGACATTGCCTTCACGCAGCTACATGGA CTGCTGGCGGCGgagggcggcgcgggcgcggccaCGCGCGCCGTGCTGGCGGCGctgcgggcggcgcgggcggcggcgctgCTGCGGCGGCCCGCACTCGCCGCGCCGCTGCTGCGCGCGCTGGCTCGTCTGCGCCCCGCCGCGCTGCCGGAG ACGGCGGGCGCGCTGCTGAGCCAGTGCAAGCTGTCCCGCGGGCCGGTGGTGGAGGCGCTGCGGGCGGCGCGCGGGGCGCCGGCGCGCGGGGCGCCGCTCGTGCCGCGCGTGCTGCCCGCCGCCGCCACCAAAGACCAGCTCGTCGCCG CCCTGGAATCGGCTACACCGAGCACGCTGGAGGCGCTCGGTAATGAGATCATCGAGACGCAGGACACGCAGGTGGTGGTGGACACCATCACGCACCTGCTCGAAAAGAACCAGGAGGGTCGCTATGAGCTGCAg GTGAAAGACGACCCGGACGACGACAAGTTCAGTGCGTGCGCACAGCACGTGCTGTCCCGACGCGGCCTGGGCTGCGGCCTGCTGCTGGACTGGCTCTCGGAGCTGCAGCGGGAGACGCTGGGCAGGCAG ATGCGGCTGATGTTCCAGCGCGGCGGGGGGGCGTGGCGCCCGCTGCTGGTGACGCTGCTGGCTCACCGCGCCTCGTGGCGCACCCTGCACGCAGCTCTCGCCGCGCTCACCGAGCACGG aggCTGGTCGGCGAAGGCGGTGCTGGACTTCGCGGAGACGCTGATCGGCAGCCCGCGCGTGTGGCAGGGCCGCGACCGCGCCACGCCCAAGCACCACTCGCCCGACGACTCGCTGCGCCTGTCGCACCACCAG CTCGGCGTGCTGATCGGCTACGTGGGCGCGGAGGCGCGCGaggcggaggcggcggaggGCGCGGAGGCGGCGCGGCGCCGCATCGAGGCGCGCCTGCCGCTCGTGCTGCGCTGCTGCGCCGCGCCGCACGCGCTGCTGGCCGCCGCGCTCGCCGCCGCGCGCTCGCACccgctgctgctgctgctgctctACATGAAG GTGCCGAAGGTGCTCCAGCTGCTGCGCGAGTGCGAGGATCTCCCTCCTGCGACGCCGCAGCTGCTGGTGGCGGGCGAGGCTCGGGCGGTGGCGCGCCGCTCCACGAGCGCCACCGACCGCGTCGCGCACGCGCTGCTCACCGCGCTCGCCGCGCCCCACCACCACTCCAAGGAGCACTCGCAGAA AATGTGGCGCACGGAGGCGGGCGCGCGCGGCGTGTTCGCGCGctgcgcgggcgcgggcgcgcggGCGCTGCCGCTGGCCGGCGCGCTGCTGCGCGGCGTGCGCGCGCGACAGCACCACCACCTGCAGCACCTGCTGGCCGCGCTCGAGGTGCTGCCCGATGCCGACCTCTTCGAGCCCCCGGCGGG CGATGAGGTGCACGGCATCCTGGAGTGCTTCCTGAACATGCTGAAGAGCggaggcggcggcggcggcgggggCAGCTCGCTGGCGCACCGCGTGGCGGCGCTGCTGCGGCGGTATCGCGCCGCCCGCCCGCAGCGCGCTGCCGCACTGCTGCACGCGCATCGCGACACCATAGC GTCCCAGGCGGCGCTCGCGGGCGTAGCGGGCGGGGAGGGGGCGGCCAGCGCTGCGCCCCCCCCACACGCGCTTCAAGCCCTGCGGAGACGCATCGCGCCACCCGACGAGCTGCACTGGCTAGTGCAG GAGGTGGAGGCGTGGGGCgtgcggcgcggcggcgcgtgGGGCGGCGCGGCGAGTGCGGACGCGCTGCTGCGCGCGGTGGCGCCGCTGGCCGCGTCGACGCACGCGCCGCTGCGGACGGCCACGCTGTCGCTGCTCACCAAGCTGCTGCCCGCCGCACCGGACACGCATCCCG
- the LOC126776146 gene encoding interaptin-like, protein MEIGDIGKVANRKRMNVEVEKLREKVSRETTKIIKLKVAQDTAYWDLKEKLQQVEGNHERLQQNMVEVQMQHETISGQYQDELRLRPDTLNKLNSTREICEVLEDYSERLKDTLSRCKVDQTALCEAYQKSGQLVRDIKHKQMQVDEKNRQVIGGLEDKVKMTSEHQKQLLQLFSATKQQADSDISDLRNKLEATQKYREDLMGNVNDLNRKLDVCNFNIEKKDETISNLQRDMKQLIQEFQSQSSEAKNTLMKQENDLKEALEVNSSLKKALNNQEQFTQSMCEKNNSLQEKLISLEEDQLNTSTVVTGLKINLEEANAKLENLKKEIAALIDEKERLINEKNHNEQSLIHCQEEIEKLNQELIEINKEKDEVKCHLSKAFEESNIKSVRIEELTANIQSLMKNIEEIENTHNNFRVSSEEKVKELSGIIESRDKELDSKASTIAQLMSELKTSTDVRSKLETTLQKVRKEIDVERDNVKEKERKMNVKIEQLETVVRDKDDELSKQMSIILEMRNEKERLQEKIQGMQNTIDNIQKELTGRPVPSATRLEPELDDNAVMLTPGSKKSQQPSSPIIQKTQFAMPRQEPKLDNMLFNLFSDSSMEGDTLDASEVNRRFAAMSRGERVSPMALGALKRRSGMPAKAAYKFKPPAQDGDRSISLSQAKNEMKNKERSFFKNKRMENKPKKLK, encoded by the exons ATGGAGATTGGAGATATAGGTAAAGTTGCGAACAGAAAGAGAATGAACGTAGAAGTAGAAAAACTTCGCGAAAAAGTTTCCAGAGaaactactaaaataataaaactgaag gtggCTCAAGACACAGCGTACTGggatttaaaagaaaagttacAACAAGTTGAAGGCAACCATGAGCGGCTGCAACAGAACATGGTGGAGGTACAGATGCAGCACGAGACGATATCCGGACAGTATCAGGACGAGCTGAGACTGCGTCCCGACACATTGAACAA GCTGAACAGTACTCGTGAAATTTGTGAAGTCCTGGAAGATTATAGTGAGCGTTTGAAAGATACACTGTCTAGATGTAAGGTTGACCAGACCGCTCTGTGTGAGGCGTACCAGAAGTCTGGACAACTTGTTCGAGATATCAAGCATAAGCAGATGCAAGTGGATGAGAAGAATCGACAGGTTATAGGTGGACTGGAGGACAAGG ttaaaatgaCGAGCGAGCACCAAAAACAGCTGTTACAGCTGTTCTCCGCCACGAAGCAGCAAGCGGACTCTGATATATCTGATCTAAGGAACAAGCTAGAGGCCACCCAGAAGTACAGGGAGGATCTCATGGGCAACGTCAATGACTTGAATAGAAAACTAGATGTGTGCAACTTTAATATCGaaaag AAGGATGAAACAATTTCAAACCTGCAAAGAGACATGAAGCAGCTGATCCAAGAGTTTCAGTCTCAGAGCTCTGAAGCCAAGAACACGTTGATGAAACAGGAAAACGA tcTTAAGGAAGCTCTAGAAGTAAATTCTTCACTGAAAAAAGCGCTGAACAATCAGGAGCAGTTCACTCAGAGTATGTGTGAGAAGAATAACAGCTTGCAGGAGAAGCTCATATCACTGGAAGAAGACCAGCTGAACACTTCTACTGTCGTTACAGGACTTAAAATTAACCTTGAG GAAGCTAATGCTAAGTTAGAAAATCTAAAGAAAGAAATCGCAGCTTTGATTGATGAAAAGGAGCGCTTGATAAAcgaaaaaaatcataatgaaCAG AGTTTGATTCATTGTCAAGAAGAAATAGAAAAACTAAATCAAGAATTAATtgagataaataaagaaaaagatgaAGTAAAATGTCATCTTAGTAAAGCTTTTGAAGAGTCTAATATAAAATCTGTCCGCATTGAAGAACTCACGGCTAATATTCAAAgcttaatgaaaaatattgagGAAATCGAAAATACTCACAATAATTTTAG aGTATCATCTGAAGAGAAAGTTAAAGAGTTATCTGGTATAATTGAATCTCGAGATAAAGAGTTGGACTCCAAAGCATCCACCATCGCACAACTGATGTCGGAACTGAAGACAAGTACTGACGTCAGGTCCAAGCTGGAGACCACCTTGCAGAAGGTCAGGAAGGAGATAGATGTTGAAAGAGACAATGTGAAGGAAAAAGAGAGGAAGATGAATGTGAAGATTGAACAGCTGGAAACTGTTGTCAGA GATAAAGATGACGAACTTTCAAAACAAATGTCCATAATTTTGGAGATGAGAAAcgaaaag GAACGTCTCCAAGAGAAGATCCAGGGTATGCAAAACACAATCGATAACATTCAGAAGGAGTTAACGGGTCGTCCGGTACCGTCCGCGACACGCCTGGAGCCTGAGCTCGACGATAACGCCGTCATGCTCACACCTGGATCTAAG aagAGTCAGCAACCGAGTTCACCTATCATCCAGAAGACGCAGTTTGCGATGCCACGCCAAGAACCTAAACTGGACAATATGCTCTTCAACCTGTTCAGCGACAGCAGCATGGAAGGGGACACACTCGAT GCTTCGGAAGTGAATCGTCGCTTCGCTGCAATGTCTCGCGGTGAACGCGTATCACCGATGGCGCTGGGAGCGCTCAAGCGCCGCAGTGGCATGCCAGCAAAGGctgcatataaatttaaacctcCAGCACAAGATGGCgac CGTTCAATTTCTCTCTCTCAAgctaaaaatgaaatgaaaaacaaagAGCGGAGTTTCTTCAAGAATAAGAGGATGGAAAATAAGcctaaaaaattgaaataa
- the LOC126776054 gene encoding ATP synthase-coupling factor 6, mitochondrial: MLSSSLFSGLRAARTSVMVTRNLAAAQKANDPIQQLFLDKIREYKKKSVGGKLVEPSPAIEKELKTELEKLERQFGGGKGVDMTSFPSFNFQEPTLDPIDEQAPKK; encoded by the exons ATGCTTAGTTCATCATTGTTTAGCGGCCTTCGGGCAGCTCGTACCTCAGTAATGGTTACCAGGAACCTAGCAGCGGCACAAAAGGCCAATGACCCTATTCAGCAACTCTTTTTAGACAAAATCAGAGAATACAAAAAGAAGAGCGT tgGCGGCAAATTGGTAGAACCAAGCCCAGCAATAGAGAAAGAGTTGAAAACGGAACTGGAAAAGCTTGAACGTCAGTTTGGAGGTGGAAAAGGAGTAGATATGACTTCATTCCCCTCATTCAACTTCCAAGAACCAACTCTAGACCCTATTGATGAACAAGCTCCAAAGAAGTGA
- the LOC126776058 gene encoding uncharacterized protein LOC126776058 has product MVNNIESDKLFRLLDNETTEEWSDEMCIRISLEDDFPAIVKDTTIQKVIINRFLNFYLSGKVQKGLNARDIIFAVIAIIPYSLGTEDVIWHKNHYSDNGNLFFLTPEDKLKMEIKNILTQQQKPKDDQLERNNNIQNNETKTSESSSINDFNKENEKCSDCDTSGTHVQENDIVDDKKSTVNENNDTNENTSDDIESSPLKTLVWFRKKAVNRQPICIENIEYGAAENAAFCISCNKLLDQWDDVAARIYLKYFFGFAALSLMRTVAKSYQHVIKMFLNTFPRTVAFSTDRINYSPPSNACVTKSFKTFRRLERKTQIMFAKLVINSFMLNYRARNETHLSELSNTGGVTNMLRVTVLSHLSYYGMEIINMLQEIASRTSCFSTVFESLCTTETASSWNKVNDFFKKYMFESARQRTFHWARVIDRKQFKYLSCENNYELAVVIAVFVEKLTSNGGIWNARWVKSGNNLETYKELGRKMYEDFLSVRNLSYSLLDCEEILNELKYILK; this is encoded by the coding sequence AtggttaataatattgaaagtgATAAACTGTTTCGACTGCTCGACAACGAGACAACAGAGGAATGGAGTGACGAAATGTGTATTCGAATATCATTAGAAGATGATTTTCCGGCCATAGTTAAAGATACAACTATTCAGAAAGTTATCATAAATAGATtcctcaatttttatttatctggcAAAGTTCAAAAAGGCTTAAATGCTAGGGACATTATTTTTGCAGTTATTGCAATAATACCGTATTCATTAGGTACAGAAGACGTAATTTGGCATAAAAATCATTACAGTGATAACGGAAATCTATTCTTTTTGACACCGGAAGACAAATTAAagatggaaataaaaaatattcttactcAACAACAGAAACCAAAAGATGATCAGCTTGAAAGAAATAACAATATACAGAACAATGAAACAAAAACATCAGAGAGCAGTTCTATCAATGACTTTAATAAGGAAAACGAAAAATGTAGTGATTGTGATACGTCTGGTACACATGTCCAAGAAAATGATATAGTTGATGACAAAAAATCGacagtaaatgaaaataatgacaCGAATGAAAATACAAGTGATGATATTGAGTCGTCACCACTTAAAACCTTGGTGTGGTTTAGGAAAAAAGCTGTTAACAGACAGCCaatttgtattgaaaatattgaatatggCGCAGCGGAGAATGCTGCCTTTTGCATATCTTGTAATAAACTTCTCGACCAATGGGATGATGTAGCTGCaagaatatacttaaaatatttctttggtTTTGCTGCCTTAAGTCTAATGAGAACGGTCGCAAAGTCGTATCAACATGTCATCAAAATGTTTCTCAATACATTCCCTAGAACTGTCGCATTTAGCACGGATCGTATTAACTATTCTCCTCCGAGTAACGCTTGCGTgacaaaaagttttaaaacttttagacGACTTGAGCGCAAAACGCAAATAATGTTTGCAAAATTAGTTATAAACTCATTTATGCTTAACTACAGGGCCAGAAATGAAACCCATCTTTCTGAGCTATCTAACACCGGTGGTGTCACAAATATGCTTAGAGTTACTGTATTGTCTCATTTATCTTATTATGGaatggaaattataaatatgctaCAAGAAATCGCTTCTAGAACATCTTGTTTCAGTACGGTATTTGAATCGTTATGTACAACGGAGACAGCGTCTTCGTGGAATAAAGTTAATGAtttctttaaaaagtatatgTTCGAGTCAGCACGCCAACGCACTTTTCACTGGGCACGAGTTATTGACAGGAAACAGTTTAAATATCTCTCATGTGAAAACAATTACGAGTTAGCAGTTGTAATTGCAGTTTTTGTCGAGAAACTTACTTCGAATGGGGGGATATGGAATGCGCGATGGGTGAAATCTGGAAACAATTTAGAAACATATAAGGAACTTGGACGTAAAATGTATGAAGACTTTCTTTCTGTAAGAAATCTTTCATATTCCTTATTAGATTGTGAGGAAATTCTGAACGAGttgaaatatattcttaaataa